One stretch of Gemmatimonadaceae bacterium DNA includes these proteins:
- a CDS encoding ABC transporter permease, with protein sequence MMSTNWMDVLSQDVRYAVRGLRAKPGFTVAVVTTLALGIGANAAIFSIVDRLLFRPPPMLAHPGLTHHVYLTTMYRGKENQRSYIQYATYVDLTKWTTSFAHTAEEREGKVAVGIGDEAREMNVGVSSASLFSFFDTPPALGRYFTPAEDLPPNGTAVAVLGYGYWQARYGGRPDVLGEKVQIGPVLYTVVGVAPRGFVGLWPSQPPVAFIPITAYAGASGVRLDKENWWQSYHWSFAEMIAQRKPGVSIEVANADLSNAYRRSYALQKETSPHLTPASLAKPHASVQSILSERGPNKTSLAKVATLIAGMALVVLLIACANVANLLLARALRRRREIAVRRALGVGRARLLSQLLTESILLALIAGAAGLLVGQVGTGLLRTLFLPEGAETTVVSDTRTLIVAGAAVVVAGILTGLAPAFQASRVQLTNDLKAGAREGTYHRSRTRVVLLVLQGALSVVLLVGAGLFVRSLRNVKGVRLGYDVDPILLVNLNMRGVDLDSAHAIALRQQLLETAKSLPGVENAAQNVTIPFWSTWSMDLHVAGIDSVDRLGEFDLNSVTPEYFATLGTRIIRGRAIQSQDVAGAPRAMVVSDAMGRVLWPGKDPIGQCVRISADTMPCTYVVGIAENIKSGSLSDEPSYFYYLSAAQFNPNRTGLFIRTHGEAALQADAIRRQLQRVMPSPAYVTVTPFGDIIGQQMRSWKLGATMFVVFGMLALVLAAVGLYSVIAYNVVQRTHEMGVRIALGAQLGDVVRLVVGQGVRHGVAGILIGGAIAVGAARWVKPLLFDESPRDPLIYAIVGVVLLAVAIAASLIPARRAGRVDPNVALRSE encoded by the coding sequence ATGATGAGCACCAACTGGATGGATGTACTCTCGCAAGACGTCCGGTACGCCGTGCGTGGCCTCCGCGCCAAGCCCGGCTTTACCGTTGCCGTCGTCACCACGCTCGCGCTCGGCATCGGCGCCAATGCAGCCATTTTCTCGATCGTCGATCGACTGCTCTTCCGTCCGCCGCCGATGCTCGCCCATCCAGGGCTCACGCACCACGTGTACCTCACCACGATGTACCGCGGCAAGGAGAATCAGCGCTCCTATATCCAGTACGCGACCTACGTCGATCTCACCAAGTGGACCACCTCCTTCGCCCATACCGCCGAGGAGCGCGAGGGCAAAGTCGCCGTCGGCATCGGCGACGAAGCACGCGAGATGAACGTCGGCGTCTCCAGCGCGAGCCTCTTCTCCTTCTTCGACACGCCGCCGGCTCTCGGTCGATACTTCACGCCGGCCGAGGATCTACCGCCTAACGGGACTGCCGTCGCCGTACTCGGCTATGGCTACTGGCAAGCTCGCTACGGCGGTCGCCCCGACGTCCTCGGCGAGAAAGTCCAGATCGGGCCGGTCCTCTACACCGTCGTCGGCGTCGCGCCGCGCGGGTTCGTCGGACTCTGGCCGAGTCAGCCACCCGTCGCTTTCATTCCGATCACGGCGTATGCCGGCGCCTCCGGCGTTCGACTCGACAAGGAGAACTGGTGGCAGAGTTACCACTGGAGCTTCGCCGAGATGATCGCGCAGCGAAAGCCCGGCGTGTCGATCGAAGTCGCCAATGCGGATCTCTCGAATGCGTATCGACGGAGCTACGCGCTTCAAAAGGAGACGAGCCCGCACCTAACGCCTGCGTCGCTCGCGAAGCCCCACGCCAGCGTCCAGTCGATCCTCAGCGAACGCGGACCCAACAAGACGAGCCTCGCCAAAGTCGCGACGCTCATCGCCGGCATGGCGCTCGTCGTTCTCCTCATCGCCTGCGCGAACGTCGCCAACCTCCTCCTCGCCCGCGCATTGCGCCGCCGGCGCGAGATCGCCGTTCGGCGTGCGTTAGGCGTCGGACGAGCGCGCCTTCTGTCACAGCTGCTCACCGAGAGTATCCTTCTGGCGCTCATTGCCGGCGCGGCTGGTCTCCTCGTTGGCCAGGTGGGGACAGGGCTATTGCGCACGCTCTTCCTGCCCGAGGGCGCCGAGACGACCGTCGTCTCCGATACGCGAACGCTGATCGTTGCTGGTGCGGCAGTGGTTGTCGCCGGCATTCTCACCGGTCTGGCGCCGGCGTTTCAGGCGAGTCGCGTCCAACTCACCAATGACCTCAAGGCGGGTGCGCGCGAGGGCACGTACCACCGATCGCGAACGCGTGTCGTGCTGCTCGTGCTGCAGGGCGCCCTCTCCGTCGTGCTTCTTGTCGGCGCCGGTCTGTTCGTTCGTAGTCTGCGCAACGTGAAAGGCGTGCGTCTGGGCTACGACGTCGATCCGATTCTGCTCGTCAATCTCAACATGCGCGGCGTGGATCTCGACAGCGCGCACGCGATCGCGCTCCGCCAACAGCTGCTGGAGACGGCGAAAAGCCTACCCGGCGTCGAAAACGCGGCCCAGAACGTCACCATCCCGTTTTGGAGCACATGGAGCATGGATCTTCACGTTGCCGGTATCGACTCCGTGGACCGGTTAGGCGAGTTCGATCTCAACAGCGTGACGCCCGAATACTTCGCGACGCTCGGGACGCGCATCATCCGCGGGCGAGCGATTCAGTCGCAGGACGTCGCCGGAGCGCCCCGCGCCATGGTCGTGAGCGACGCGATGGGTCGCGTGCTGTGGCCGGGTAAGGACCCGATTGGCCAGTGCGTTCGCATCTCTGCCGACACGATGCCGTGCACGTATGTCGTCGGCATCGCCGAAAACATCAAGAGCGGCAGTCTCAGCGACGAGCCAAGCTACTTCTATTATCTCTCCGCGGCTCAGTTCAATCCCAACCGAACGGGATTGTTCATACGAACCCACGGAGAAGCGGCTCTGCAAGCCGACGCGATTCGCCGCCAGCTCCAACGTGTTATGCCGTCGCCGGCGTACGTCACGGTGACTCCCTTCGGCGACATCATTGGCCAACAGATGCGTTCGTGGAAGCTCGGCGCGACGATGTTCGTCGTCTTCGGCATGCTCGCGCTCGTGCTGGCTGCGGTCGGACTGTACAGCGTGATCGCCTATAATGTCGTGCAGCGGACGCACGAGATGGGCGTGCGCATCGCGTTAGGCGCGCAGCTCGGCGACGTCGTCCGCCTCGTCGTCGGCCAGGGCGTGCGACACGGCGTTGCCGGTATTCTCATCGGCGGCGCGATCGCCGTCGGCGCGGCGCGATGGGTGAAGCCGCTGCTGTTCGACGAATCGCCACGCGACCCGCTGATCTATGCGATCGTCGGCGTGGTGCTGCTTGCCGTCGCGATCGCGGCGAGCTTGATCCCCGCCCGGCGCGCGGGGCGAGTCGATCCGAACGTGGCGCTCCGCAGCGAGTGA
- a CDS encoding Ig-like domain-containing protein, which translates to MTESWMRRLVAFLGLLVIAACRGKEATPPVPVGSVTLSRDTATLIPAATVQLTASVKDINGNPLSRTVTWATSNAARATVSTAGLVQGVATGVVSITATVDNVTAATQVAVKEGAIVGASGGTVTALGGAATLIIPAGALTSNVMITIERAINTPTTARLVGGSAVDLEPAGLQFASVAQLRLKYSPGQLPTGASEQLLRMQQAVGTAWQLVDGSSVDTAAKIVNADLTGLSIYAVLSSPISSVSLATDRATLEIGETVQLVATALDDANAPVTDAPITWISANPAIASVSSTGLVTAVAPGGPVDVSATSNGRSAKASITVTAKQFVGVSTTAINFAAAANGPDPASQQVAVSSIDIATLNGLTTSIAYQTGQPTGWLTATLTATTTPTQLTLQATTATLGAGTYVATVTVASSVPATASATINVSFTVSSPSIAVNAGNSQAAMAGVPVPVPPSVVVRDGNGLPMPNATVTFLPTDGSGTVAGATATTDANGVATVGSWTLSTIGNPDSLIATVSGPGFSSANNSIMFGAVGCTGGGGTGYAITICFATRMSPAQRSAFLDAAARWGSLITGDIADVTVSIPAGTCSVNSPSVNMTIDDLLIFARIEPIDGVNGVLGSAGPCVIRNSNQLPIIGLMRFDDADVAGLLARGQLNEVILHEMGHVIGIGTLWQNFHLLVNPSTPGGQTLDTHYIGAGGLAGFDLIGGITYTGSLKVPVENQGGAGTINGHWRESVLANELMTGFLNSGSNPLSVLTVRSLEDLGYTVNAAGADPFQLTLSLQAQTQADPNRRPYGDDVIHGPMYSIDRNGRLTRIRF; encoded by the coding sequence GGATTGCTCGTGATCGCAGCCTGTCGTGGTAAGGAGGCAACGCCTCCGGTGCCCGTCGGCTCCGTGACGCTCTCGCGCGACACCGCGACGCTGATTCCGGCGGCGACGGTGCAGCTCACCGCGTCGGTGAAAGACATCAACGGTAATCCCCTCTCCCGTACCGTAACCTGGGCGACGTCGAATGCCGCGCGCGCGACGGTGTCCACCGCTGGGCTGGTTCAGGGGGTTGCGACCGGAGTCGTGTCGATTACGGCGACCGTCGACAACGTCACTGCGGCGACGCAAGTCGCCGTGAAGGAAGGCGCGATCGTCGGCGCGAGCGGTGGCACGGTGACGGCGCTCGGCGGCGCGGCGACGTTGATCATACCCGCTGGGGCCCTCACCTCGAACGTCATGATCACGATCGAGCGGGCGATCAACACGCCGACGACCGCGCGCCTCGTCGGCGGGTCGGCGGTGGATCTGGAGCCGGCCGGTCTGCAGTTCGCTTCGGTGGCTCAGCTCCGACTGAAATATTCGCCGGGCCAGCTGCCGACGGGCGCGTCGGAGCAATTGCTGCGGATGCAGCAAGCCGTGGGGACGGCATGGCAGCTGGTGGACGGGAGCTCGGTCGACACGGCGGCCAAAATCGTGAATGCCGACTTGACGGGACTCAGTATCTACGCAGTGCTGTCTTCGCCCATCTCGAGCGTGTCACTCGCGACTGATAGAGCGACGCTCGAGATTGGGGAGACGGTGCAACTCGTCGCAACGGCGCTGGACGATGCGAATGCTCCGGTGACCGATGCACCAATCACGTGGATCTCGGCCAATCCGGCGATTGCGAGCGTGTCGTCCACTGGCCTCGTGACGGCCGTCGCGCCGGGCGGCCCCGTCGACGTCAGCGCCACGAGCAATGGGCGGAGCGCGAAGGCGTCGATCACGGTCACCGCGAAGCAATTCGTCGGCGTCTCGACAACGGCGATCAACTTCGCCGCGGCGGCGAACGGGCCGGATCCAGCTTCGCAGCAGGTTGCGGTGAGCAGCATCGACATCGCGACACTGAACGGCCTAACGACCTCGATCGCGTATCAGACTGGTCAGCCGACGGGGTGGCTCACGGCGACGCTCACGGCGACAACTACCCCGACGCAGCTGACACTTCAGGCAACGACCGCTACACTCGGCGCTGGTACCTATGTGGCTACGGTCACGGTTGCGTCGAGCGTTCCCGCAACCGCGTCGGCCACCATCAACGTCTCGTTCACCGTCTCCAGTCCGAGTATTGCCGTCAATGCCGGGAATTCGCAAGCGGCAATGGCAGGCGTTCCGGTCCCGGTCCCTCCGTCGGTGGTGGTGCGGGACGGCAACGGCTTGCCGATGCCTAACGCGACGGTCACCTTCCTCCCCACCGATGGCAGTGGGACCGTTGCCGGCGCCACCGCCACGACGGATGCGAATGGCGTTGCGACGGTCGGAAGCTGGACGCTCAGCACGATTGGCAATCCAGACTCTCTCATCGCGACGGTGTCCGGTCCTGGCTTCAGCAGCGCCAATAACTCGATCATGTTTGGCGCCGTGGGTTGCACCGGTGGCGGCGGCACCGGCTACGCGATCACGATCTGCTTCGCTACGAGAATGAGCCCCGCGCAGCGGTCCGCGTTCCTCGATGCGGCCGCTCGCTGGGGCTCACTCATCACCGGAGACATCGCGGACGTCACGGTATCCATTCCCGCCGGGACGTGCAGTGTGAACTCTCCCTCGGTGAACATGACGATCGACGATCTGTTGATCTTCGCGCGCATCGAGCCGATCGACGGCGTGAATGGCGTCCTGGGAAGCGCCGGTCCGTGCGTCATCCGCAATTCGAACCAACTTCCAATCATCGGCCTGATGCGGTTCGACGACGCCGATGTGGCGGGACTGTTGGCGAGAGGGCAGCTCAACGAGGTGATCTTGCACGAGATGGGTCACGTCATCGGTATCGGCACGCTCTGGCAGAACTTCCATCTCCTCGTGAACCCGTCGACGCCCGGTGGACAGACGCTCGACACGCACTATATCGGAGCGGGCGGTTTGGCTGGCTTCGATCTCATCGGCGGCATCACCTACACCGGTAGTCTGAAGGTTCCGGTGGAGAACCAGGGCGGTGCCGGCACGATCAACGGCCACTGGCGCGAGAGCGTGCTTGCCAACGAGCTGATGACCGGCTTCCTCAACAGCGGCAGCAACCCGCTCAGCGTGTTGACAGTGCGCTCGCTCGAGGACCTCGGCTACACGGTGAATGCGGCCGGAGCGGATCCGTTCCAGCTGACGTTATCGCTCCAGGCGCAGACACAGGCGGACCCGAATCGCCGACCGTACGGTGACGACGTGATCCACGGTCCGATGTACTCGATCGACCGCAACGGTCGCCTAACGAGAATCAGATTCTGA